The following are encoded in a window of Halorarum salinum genomic DNA:
- a CDS encoding MBL fold metallo-hydrolase — protein MSVQHGPLSFERLGHASVRIETDDGVVVYIDPWSDVLADEPRDGDVVFVTHDDFDHYDPDAIEAVAADDADIVVYEAVDTADLDRDVTPLAYEGSLSVAGIDVEAVPAHNREDGEHVDEDGDPFHAEREVIGLVLTFDETTVYFTSDTDFLPAHNHIQATVFIPPIGGHFTMDRHEAADFAESVEPELVLPVHYDTFDAIETDAQAFAEDVETRGLTVELF, from the coding sequence ATGAGCGTTCAGCATGGCCCCCTTTCGTTCGAGCGACTCGGCCACGCAAGCGTCCGGATCGAGACCGACGACGGCGTTGTCGTCTACATCGATCCATGGAGTGATGTCCTTGCAGACGAGCCGAGGGACGGTGACGTCGTGTTCGTCACGCACGACGATTTCGATCACTACGACCCCGACGCGATCGAAGCGGTCGCCGCCGACGATGCCGACATCGTGGTCTACGAGGCGGTCGATACAGCCGACCTCGACCGCGACGTGACCCCGCTGGCCTACGAGGGCTCGCTGTCGGTCGCCGGAATCGATGTTGAGGCGGTCCCCGCACACAATCGAGAGGATGGCGAGCACGTCGACGAGGACGGCGACCCGTTCCACGCCGAACGTGAGGTCATCGGGCTCGTGCTCACGTTCGATGAAACGACCGTCTATTTCACCAGCGATACGGACTTCCTCCCGGCGCACAATCACATCCAGGCGACCGTGTTCATCCCGCCGATCGGCGGTCACTTCACGATGGACCGCCACGAGGCCGCGGACTTCGCCGAGTCGGTCGAGCCGGAACTCGTGCTTCCGGTCCACTACGATACCTTCGACGCGATCGAAACCGACGCCCAAGCGTTCGCCGAGGATGTGGAAACACGGGGGCTGACCGTCGAACTGTTCTGA